The Methanocalculus alkaliphilus region AACCCAAAAAAAAGGTGTTTTCTGAATACTCAGAGGATCTCGACCAGCGTCAGTTCAAAGACGAGGGTCTTTCCTGCAAGAGGATGGTTTGCATCAAGGGTGATGGTCTCATCACCGATCTCACTGATCGTCACCTCGATGACCTGATCCTCTCCAACCTGCACCTGGAAGCGGTCACCAAGATTCGGGGTGACATCGGGGGGGAACTGGTCTTTTGGGACCGGGAAGATGATCTCATCGTTCCTCTCGCCATAGGCACGGTCCGGCGGGATCTCGATCCGCTTCGACTCGCCCGGCTCCATTCCCTCAAGATTCTCATCAAAACCCGGAATGACCTGGCCTGCCCCGATAGTAAACTCAATCGGCTCACGGTCAAGCGAGGAGTCAAAGACCTCGCCATCTTCAAGTGTTCCGGTGTAGTGGACCCTGACAGAGTCTCCAATTGCTGCTCCTGTCATATCCCATGAAATTTGGGTCGAGGGTATAAGAAAGAATCCCTATTAACAGTCTTTTAAGAACATTTCAATACATTGATCAACGAGAGCATCCTTTCAGAATCTATGGAGAAGAATCCCCGTCTCATCCAGCATCTGACTGCAGCCGACTATACCGCCGACCCTTTCCGGATGGTGATCCTCCCGCTCGGCTCACTCGAGAGCCATGGCGGCCATCTCCCCTTCGGAACCGATGCCCTCACTGCGGCCGCCCTCGCAGATGCGGTTGCAGCAGAGATCCCCGGTGCCGCCGTCCTCCCGGTCGTCCCCTATGGTGTCTCAGAGCATTACCGGGAGTTTCCGTTCACCATCTCCCTGAGCTTTCAGACTGAGATCACGATCATCACCGATATTCTTGAGTCGCTACATCGGGAAGGGATCAGGAGGGTCTTCATCCTCAATGGCCATGACGGCAACATCGCACCGATTGAGGTGGCGGCACGGACCGTCAAGGTCAGGCACCCGGAGATGCGGATCATCGCACTCGGTGCATGGTGGGAGAGTCTTGCCCCCCTTCTCCCTGACGGCTTCTTCGAGGTCTGGGGAGGCCTCGGTCATGGTGGCGAAGGCGAGATGTCCATCGGCCTTGCCCTCTTCGAGGAGCTCTGCCAGCCGGAACATGCAGAGGGCAGGGTTCCGGATCTCCCGGCGTTTGGGGAACTGAAGTGGTGCTTCTCAGAACTGACCGACTGCGGGGCAACAGGGGACCCGACGAAGGGGAGCCGGGAGAAAGGAATGAAGATGAAAGAGGTCCTTGTCGGAGCAATCGTCTCGATGCTCAATGATGCCATGGAGCGGGACTGGAATTACGGACTGAACGGGTGATCCGGGTTTAAGAGGATCTCATCGGCGCATCCCTGGAGCGAGACTGCAGCAAGCGCCCCGATCACCCCGCGTCCCCCGATGAGCTGGATACCGGCCTCCATTGCCAGGGATTCTGCATCCCCGACAGGTACCGGCTCCCGCCGCACACGCTCACCAAACCCACGCAGCCCTTCATGCGGGGCCAGCCCTCTCCTGATGGCAATCCCCCACTCGGCTGAAGCAGACTCCCCGGCGACGAATGCAATCGCCTGCTTCACGATCCCGGGGATCGCACCCTCCTCTGCTGCCAGCTCGATGAGGCTGCACGAGTTTCCGGCAGTCTTTTCATCGATTCCCGGATAGAGCATCGCAACCTTATGGGAGATCGGCATCACCCCCTCGCACCTTCCGAGCCGCTGGAGAAGGGCATAAGCAAGGGCAAATGTTGCACCATCCCCCCTGGAGTCGGTATCATCGATCCCGATGAGAATCCGCTGCAGTGCCTTAGTGTGGACATCTCCCTCAACGATGGTTCCGTTGCGGCGTGTCTCCACAGAGAGCACCCCCTCAGCACGTGACATCATCTCGGTGAGGGAGTAAGCCGGCCCGCCGAAGGATCGGATCGTCTGAATGATCTGATCACCCTCCCGTCGGATTGCGACGACACCGACTGCAGGAAGGGGCGTGATCCCGACCTCTGCATCGACAGATCCGATATGCCCCATCTCACGCAGGAGCGTCCCGTCCCGCCTTACATCGGTCAGGACACCACCGGCACGCCCATGATGGTGTTTACAGAAGGCGGCGCATCCGCTGCTCATACATTCATGATAGATCTCGACGAGGTCGCCGTCGCAGGTCGAGAAGATCCGTTTACAGATCGTCTGGGGGAGGGCAGTACGAGCGATATACCGTGTGGGTTCCCTCCCCTTGCCCGGCGAGGAGATGATGATGCACTCATCCTCGATGAGCCGGTTAATCCAGTCCTGTGCAGTACTTCGGGGGATATCGATCTGCTGCGCAATTTCTGCGATGGTAAAGGATCCCCTGTCCAGGGTGAGCCGGCGCATGAATGAGAGGATTTTATTTCTCTTCTCAAGAACGCCCGCCATAATAATTCCTGATTGCGATGAGATCGGCGAGGATCGCACTTGCGGTCGGCTGGGCCCCTGCTCCCCTGCCGATGAAGGTCACGTGCCCTGCCATATCTGTGCAGACCTGTATTGCATTGAGCGTTCCATCCACCACAAGGGGGTGGTCGAGGGCAAGGACACGGGGTGAGACCCGGATGATCTTTCGTTCCGGGATGATCTCACCGATGAGCCGGACCGTCGATCCCTCATCCTCGGCAAGATTGAGGGCCTCAACAGTGACGAGATCGATACCCGAGATATCGACATCAGAGAGGGTGACCTTCATCCCAAGGAGGGTATTTGCCAGGATGACCAGTTTGATGGCTGCATCGATTCCTTTGACATCATAGGTCGGATCCGCCTCTGCATACCCGAGATCCCGGGCCTCCTGAAGTGCCTGCTGATAGGTGAGCCCTTCGTCGCGCATCCGGGTCAGGATGTAGTTGCAGGTGCCGTTTAAGATCCCATAGAGCGACCGGATAGTGTTTCCGGCAAGACCATTGCGAATCCCGTTGATCACCGGAACCGCTCCGGCGACCGTCGCCTCGTATCCAAGACCAACCCTCTGTTCATCGGCAATCGCTTTGAGCTCATGATACGCAGCGGCGATCGGCCCTTTATTGGAGGTGACGACATGCCTGCCGGAGAAGAGAACGGATCTGATGAGCGATGTTGCCGGCTCTCCGCCATTGGCATTCGTCGGTGAGGCCTCGACAAGAATATCAAATGCACCGGATGCAAGGATATCCGCGGCGCTCTTCCCTTTGATACCACAGATGCCGGTCTCCCTCTTCTTAGCCAGGATCTCTTCGGGGTTGAGCCCCTCTCCATTGATGATCGCAGATCGCGAGTCCGCAACCGCTGTCAGGGTGAACCCATGGGATGGATCGGCAAGCACCCCGGCAACCCCCTGACCGACTGCCCCGAATCCTATGATAGCAACCCTCATTCCATACCCTCCAGAGGCTCAAGGACCAGAATCTCTTTTCTTGCGGTGACCTCATGCAGGATCGAGATGGCACGGCGCATATCCTCGGGAGACTCTGCCCGTATGGTGATCTTTGCCGTGGACGGTTCATTGATCGCCGGCATCACCATATGGAGTTCAGAGACCTCCGCAAATCCGGTTTTGTCGATATGATCAACAGTATCAGTCAGATCGGTATGCATCAGGTGTCCGATCATGATCAGGGATCGCTTCTGGTGGAGCCTCTCCTTTCCGATACGGACGACGCCACAACCGCGTTCCTGAAGTGTGGCAATTAAGGATTCGAGCTTATGCTCCGGAAGCTCGATGGTGATATCAACGATGAGCGTATTCTCAGCCGAGGTCCCATCCCGCTGATGGATGATCGTGATGATGTTCCCCCCGATATCAGAGATCGGCTTTAATGCGCCGAGGAGCTGCCCCGGTGTATCCTTCAGCTCAAGTTTCATCGAGACCCGCACGTTATCACACCTATGTGTACGTACTCGTCTGCAGGTGATATAATGATTCGGAGATCAAAAAAAGAGTTATTTCTTCGATCCGGCTGCCCCGGTAACAATCGGCAGTGCTGCTGCGATCTCGGCAAGCAGCTCACCCGGAATGCCCATCACCATCTCGCTGTCATCAATTCCTGAAAACTTCCTTGATCCATCGCATCCTAGTGAGATATTCGGCTCCCCGCTGAGATAGACGGTTGCGGTCGCGTCAGAGCAGACCGACTGAATCCCTGACATCTCCGGATACAACCGCCCGCCCATCCGGTACAGGAGACTCTGGGCGGCTTTCAGCATCGCTCTGGGCTCTGCCACGATCAGGACGACATGCGGGGAGAAGGGGGTTGTTTCAAGCGGGGAATAGAGTGTCGCCCATGTCTCCCCGGAGGGGAGGTGCGGAATGCGGTCGATGGTGCGGCGACAGGCGGCCCAGCTCTCGTACTTGCCAAGCCTGAAGTAAAATTCGCCTGATCGAAGCGATGGCGTCCGTTCACGAAGGCCAAGCGCCCAGGCACCACCCATACACTGATGTTTTTCAGCGGTTGCATAGAAGCATCTCCCCTCCTTCCTGGCCATGGTGACCATCATACAGTGCTTGGTTTCATCACCGATCTCTTCGATTCCCGGAGGAATCTGCTCCTTCGATCCGGCGAGCTTAATGGCAACCGGGGATCCCTCCATCCCCAGCTCTCTCTTCAAAACAGCTGCTATCTCAGCATAATTCAGATCCGTTCTCATCTCATCCATAGATGATAGAGATTCATCGATACAATGATAAAACTGATCATCAGAGACGCCGCAGCTTCTGATCAACCTTCTCAAAGAAGTTCCGTCCCGAACTGATGAAGAGGGCCGGCTCCTCCGCACTCCGGACGGTGATGGAGGCGTAGAGTCCGAGTGAACAGATCTCTACACCATCGATGACAAGATGGGCGGGCTTGTCGCTGTCGAGCCGGATCTCAAAATCCCTCCCGGTTGAGATGAGATGGGGGCGGGATGAGAGCATATAGGGGGCCAGGGGAACGATCAGGACGCCCTCTATTCCGGGATCGACAATCGGCCCGCCGGCACTCATCGCATATGCCGTCGAGCCGGTCGGGGTTCCGATGATCATTCCGTCCGCACGGAATGTCTCTGCCACGATGCCGTCGATGACGATAGAGAAGCGGAGCATCTTCGCAGGGCGGGTGGTGACGATGAGCGCCTCATTGAGCGCCTCCCCCATCTCTTTGCCATCGATCTGGAGGGAGAGACGCATCCTCTCCTCTACGGGAAAGTCTGGCCTCAGGTCTTTGAGGAAGGCAAGTGCATTCTCCGGTTCGAGATCGGCCAGGAACCCGACCTCCCCCCGGTTTACCCCGATGATCGGGATCTGCCTCTTCATCTGTGCTACCGTACGAAGGACGGTTCCATCACCGCCGACCGCAACGATCAGGTCAGCAATATCCTTCGCATCACTGATCGAGACACCGGCCGATCCGAAGATTGCAGCAGATCCCTCCTCAAAGAAGACGGTATGACCTGCCCTGATCAGCTCCTCACCAAGATGTTTTGCATATGCAAGGGTATCATCCCGGTCAATCCGGGGGGCAATAATATACCGCATCAGTCACCTCAGGTACTCGATCACTTTCCGGTGAATCACCGCATTCGTCGCAATCAGACATCTCCCGACCGAGACATCCTCAGGAAAGCTGACCGGGGTTCCATCCAGACCGGAGACGATCCCTCCTGCCTCACTGCAGATGAGCATTCCGGCGACGGCATCGATATTCCGAAGCGTATTTCGAAGATCGACAAACCCATCGATCCGGCCGCAGGCGACGTAACAGAGTTCAAGTGCCGATGCCCCGAGGAGCCGCCATCGCCGTATCTTCCTGCCAAGCTGCATTGCGCGTTCGGGATCGAACTTCCTGCCGTACAGGCTCATCGCGCTCTCCTCGAGCTGTGAGATGCCTGAGACTGTAATCGGTGTCCCATTCCGGTATGCACCTCCACCCAGGGCGGCATAGAACTCCTCACCTGAAGCGAGATCCTTGACAAACCCTTCGGTGATGATTCCATCCTCAGCATAGGCAAGTGATAGTGCGTAGAAAGGGATGCCGGCAACGGCATTATAGGTGCCATCGATGGGATCGAGATAGATCGTGCCCTTTGCACCAGTCAGGGGAATTCGGCCGGACTCTTCACTGATCACCTCTGAACAGATCCCGGCTTCGCGCAATCTGCTGATGACTGATTCTTCGGCGATCAGATCGATCAGCTCAGTCGGGGTCTGGTCCGCACCCATCCGGATTATCGCCCCTCCACGCTTCGTACCAACAATATCATCTATTTCATCGGCTACAAACCCGCCGATTCGCTGGCACGCATGGAGAAAGGGAGTCTCGATCATCCTGCGGTGTGTTTATGTTCTCCTGATTCAATAAATTACTCCTGCGAGAAAGATTACTATGAAAGAACAGACTGAAGTTGGGAAGCTGAGAGAGGGTCGGTATGTTGTCGTTGATGATGAACCATGCAAAATTCAGAGCATCTCTATCTCAAAGCCTGGAAAACATGGATCTGCAAAGGCACGGCTTGATGTTGTCGGTATCTTTGACGGCATGAAGCGATCAGTCGTCTCGCCTGTCTCCCAGAAGATTTATGCACCTATCGTCGAGCGGAAGAGTGCACAGGTGATCACTATTGCAGCAAACACGGTTCAGTTCATGGACATGAAGGAGTTCACAAACTTCGAACTGACCCTTGATGATGCCCAGCTCTCACATATCGAGCCTGGAAAGGAAATTCCGTACATCGAGTCTCTTGGCAAGAGAAAGTTAGACATCTGAATATGCAGTCTTTTTCAAACTCTCTTTTTGCTGATGCCGAAGCCTCCTACGACGAGGCAGCGTATGTCATCTTTGGTGTTCCGTATGATGCAACGACATCATTCAAGGCAGGGACACGGGCAGCTCCAAATGCGATCCGTGCGCTATCGTACAATTTCGAGCCCTACATGCCGATGTACGATCTTGAGCTGACCGATATCCCCTTCGTCGATCTCGGTGATCTCTATCCCGAATGTGATCCGGAAGAGGTCGCAGGCCAGGTCGCGGACACTGTATCGATGATCCTTGGTGACGGAAAATGCCCGGTGATGCTCGGCGGGGAACACTCCATCACAATCGGTGCTGTTCGCGCGGCAAGGCCGGCATGGTATGTCGTCTGCGATGCCCATCTCGACTTCCAGGATGAGTACCGGGGGTCACGCTATAACCATGACTGCGTCACCGCCCGTGTCGAGGAGCTGGGTCTCCAGGGTATTATCATCATCGGCGGGCGGAGCGGCTCACGCGAGGAGTTTCAGCGTGCACGATCCCATCACCTCTTCACAGCCGACCAGGTGCATGACGAGGGGATCGACTCGATTATCAGACGGATCAGGGAACTCATCGGTGAAGAGAGCCTCTATCTCTCGATCGATGCGGATGCCATCGACTCCTGCCTCACACCCGGTCTTGGAACGCCTGATCCCTTCGGCATGACGCCCCGGGATGTCCGGTCCGTCATCAGGGCACTGGCACCACAGGCGGTCGGGTTCGATTACGTCGAGGTCCTCCCCGATGATCAGGGGCAGACGGCGGCTGTTGCAGCACATATGATCCGTGAGTTTATCGGCTGCCGGGCAAAGTCCCGTGGAATGTGAATGGAAGGGTCTTTCATGATGTCTCTCACACAAAACGAATATCTCTGGTGGGGAAGAATCATGAACAAATCAAGACCTTTTTATCTTTCAATTACCTTGTAAGAGTGGTGTCTTGTGGGCTTACGAGACTGGATTATTCCAAACGACTATATATTTTTTGATATCTTCGAGCAACTCGCAGATACAACAACCGAGGCTGGGCGTCTCCTCGTTGAGCTCGTCAATGATTATACCGATGTCGAGGTGAAGGTGAAGGAGATCAAAAATCTCGAGCACCAGGGGGACGCATTAGCCCACCGTGCCTATGCCGAACTGAACCGGAGCTTCATCACACCCCTCGAACCGGGGGAGATATCCAGACTGACAACCGCGCTTGATGATATTCTCGATTATATTGATGGGACGGCGCGGCTGATGCTCAATTACGGAATCGAAGAGACAGACGAATACATGCAGGAGTTTGCCAAACTGATCTATCTCTCTGCCGCGGAGGTTGCTGTCGCTGTGCGGGAGATTCGTCGGATACGGGATCCGAAACTACTTGAACAGAAGTGCATTGAGATCAACCGGCTTGAGAACCTCGCCGACGATGTCCTCGCCCATGCGATCAAGGATCTCTTCTGTGGCACAGATGCAGTCCGTATCCTCAAACTCAAGGATATCTATGAGAACCTTGAGCTTGCCACCGATAAGTGTGAGGATGCGGCGAATGTCCTTGCAGATATAGCCATCCGTCATTCGTGAGCTGGTATGGAGATCCTTATCATTGCGGGCATTACACTGGCCCTTCTCTTTAACTTCGTCAATGGGCTCAATGATGCGGCAAATATCGTTGCAACCACCATTGCAACAAAAGTACTCACCCCGATTAAAGCCATCGGGCTTGCAGCAGTCTTTATTCTGATAGGTCCGCTCCTCTTTACGACTGCTGTTGCCAAAACTGTTGGAGAAGGAATTGTTGACAGTTCAATCCTCACGCCTTCGCTGATCCTGATCGGACTGGTCGGTTCGGTCTCGTGGCTCTACTTCTGCTCCCATGTCGGGATCCCAGTCTCAGCAAGCCACTCGCTCATCGGTGGCATCATGGGGGCCGGCATTGGAGCCGGAGGATTTGTTGCCCTCATTCTTCCAACAAGTGATGTTATCGCAGATTTCATCAGCTACGGTCTGATAGGAGTGATAGGTGGGGCTATCATTTTTGGCTCTCTCTCCTATCTCATCGGTGATCGAAACCCGATGTATCTGGTGATGGGTGGACTGATTGGATTTGCTGCTGCAATACCGGCCTCAATGTTTCTGGGTCTTATCGAGATACGCGGGATATTCGCCGTGGCAATCTTCATCATCATCTCGCCCGTGCTTGGATTTCTCGCTGCATACACGATGGCAGGGATGATCATGCGCTTCCTCTCTCGGGCAGGTACACCGGAACGGATGAACTATATCTTCAAGAAACTTCAGATCGGTGCCACAGCACTCCATGCCATTGGGCATGGTGCCAATGATGCACAGAACGCTATGGGTATCATCACCGCCATTCTTCTCTCTGCCGGCTATATCAGTACATTTGAGGTTCCGCTCTGGGTGATCATCGCCTCCTGCGGTGCCATATCACTTGGAACACTCCTTGGTGGCGTCAGGGTCATCGATAAGATGGCACATAAGATCACAAAGATCGTACCATATCAGGGATTCTCCGCTTCCACATCCGGCGGCCTGGTCCTCTCTGCAATGTCGTCCCTGGGCATCCCGGTATCCACAACACATGCAATTACCGGGTCCATCATGGGTGTCGGGGCGACCCAGGGGGCATCGGCTGTGCGATGGGGGGTTGTCAGGGAGATCGTCGCCGCATGGATCATCACCGTCCCGGCAGCGGCCATCGTCTCATACTCCTTCTATATGTTCATCTCATTTTTCTGAACGGATATAGGCACAGAGATCCTGTATCACGCAGGTCGGGCAGGCAGGTTTCCTGGCGGAACAGACCTCCCTCCCATGCCTGATCAGGAGATAGGTGATCTCCCCCCAGAGATCCTGCGGATAGAGGGTCATCAGGTCCCGTTCGATCTTCTCAGGATCAGCAGTCTCTGAAAGACCGATCCGCTGTGAAAGGCGGCGGACATGGGTATCGACGGCGACACCGGCATTGATCCCAAATGCATGATGAAGAACAATATTGGCGGTCTTGCGGCCGACGCCGGGGAGGGTGACGAGTTCCTCCATCTGATCCGGGACCGCACCGTCATACCGTGCGATGAGTGCCGCAGCAGCCCCGATGATATTCTTCCCTTTTGCATGGTAGAAGCCGGTCGGCCTGATGATCTCTTCAAGCTCGGCGGTATCAGCGGCTGCCAGATCCTCTGCCGTCGGGTATCGTTCAAAGAGTGCGGGTGCAATCCGGTTCACGGTCGCATCCGTCGTCTGGGCAGAGAGGATCGTCAGGATGAGGCACTCAAAAGCATTGGTGAATCCGAGAAAATGTGTCTCTGTATGGGGATAGATTACGAAAAGTCGATGATATATCAGAAGAGCGGTTGTCGAATCCATCTCAAAATGGGGTAGCGCAGATTCGAACTGCGGTCAAAGCGTCCCAAACGCTCTAGGATGGACCAGGCTACCCTACTACCCCGTGACCTAATAAAGTTGCAAGTCAGTCTTAAATAAGCTATCGGTTTTTCTGCCGCTCAAAGCGGCAGAACCTCTCCGGACTGCCCGGCAACAAGTGTGCCATGGAACTCACCGGTCCGGAGCGCGGCAATAATATTCTCCGGCCTCCTCCCATCCATAACCGCAAACGGGATTCCACTCCGCTCAACGATCTTGGCGGCGACGAGATCGACGATCATATTGGATCCGGCCCCCATCCGCTCCTTCATGATGATCCCGATGAGATCAGACGGGGTGATCAGGGAGAATCGCTCAGCATTGGGATCCTTCTTCGGATCTGCCGAATAGATCGCATCGACTGCTGTGGCATTGATGAGGAGATCGGCAGCGACCTCCTCTGCAAGGACCGCTGAGACGGCATCAGTCGTCTGTCCGGGTGTGATGCCGCCCATCACGACGATCCTGCCATGAAGTGCGGCCTCCTTCGCCTCCCTGTACGATGTGGCGACCGTCGGATACGCACTGTCGCCGAGTGCGGCGATGAGAAGGAAGGCGTTTATCCGGGTCACCATGATACCCAGTTCATCTGATGTCGCCTCATCAAGGCCGATATCCCGGCAGACCGAGATATAGCGCCGGGCCTCACCGCCGCCTCCACAGACGCAGAAGAGATGATAGTCCTGTGCAAGTTCCTTGAGCGTCGATGCCCATTCTTTGAGCTGATGAGATTCAAGTGAGGGAACAAGAACCGATCCGCCGACCGAGATAACTACCTTCTTCATTATACCGTAATAATTTCATCATGGATCACTTATAATGCCCCGGTATCCGAAAGGAGATGTATGATGAGAGGGGATGATCCGCCAGCTCTGGCAGAGGCACGATTATGGCATCGGGAGGATGACGCAGTCAGATGCCGTCTCTGCCCGCATGGATGCCTGATACAGGACGACCATCGCGGCATCTGCGGGGTCAGGGAGAACCGGGGTGGACGGCTCATACCACTGACATACGGCCGCATAGCCTCAGAAGCCCTCGATCCCATCGAGAAGAAGCCGCTCTTTCACTTCCTTCCCGGAACGACTACCTACTCTCTCGGCGGGATCGGCTGCAATTTCAGGTGCCGTCACTGCCAGAACTGGGAGATATCACAGGCAAAGATTACTGATCTCCCCCTTCGGAGCCTCTCTCCGGAGGAAGGGGTCCGACGGGCGACGGGCTCCGGTGCCGCGAGTATCACCTGGACCTATAACGAGCCGACGATCTGGCATGAATATGCCCTCGATATGGGAGTCATCGCACGAAAGAACGGGCTGAAGACGATCTATGTGACGAACGGGTACATCACCGAGGAGGCGCTCAATGAGCTCTCGCCCATGCTCTCGGCATTCCGGGTGGATCTCAAGGCTTTCAATGACGGGTTCTACCATTCGGTCTGCGGTGGTCATCTCCAGCCGGTTCTGGATGCCACAGCCCGCGCACACGAACTCGGAATGCATATCGAGACGGTGACACTGATCATCCCCGGCCAGAACGACGATCCCAGGGAGATCGACGCAATGATCCGGTGGGTGATCGAGAACCTTGGGCCCGAGACGCCGATGCACTTCACCCGGTATCGCCCGGCGTACCGGATGAGTGTTCCCGCCGCAACCCCGGTGAAGCGGCTTGAAGAGATATATCATCGTGCACGGGAGCTTGGACTGGAGTATCCGTATCTCGGTAACATTCCGGGATCCCCCTATGAGGATACCCGGTGTCCGTCAT contains the following coding sequences:
- the pyrH gene encoding UMP kinase; this translates as MKKVVISVGGSVLVPSLESHQLKEWASTLKELAQDYHLFCVCGGGGEARRYISVCRDIGLDEATSDELGIMVTRINAFLLIAALGDSAYPTVATSYREAKEAALHGRIVVMGGITPGQTTDAVSAVLAEEVAADLLINATAVDAIYSADPKKDPNAERFSLITPSDLIGIIMKERMGAGSNMIVDLVAAKIVERSGIPFAVMDGRRPENIIAALRTGEFHGTLVAGQSGEVLPL
- the amrS gene encoding AmmeMemoRadiSam system radical SAM enzyme, with the protein product MMRGDDPPALAEARLWHREDDAVRCRLCPHGCLIQDDHRGICGVRENRGGRLIPLTYGRIASEALDPIEKKPLFHFLPGTTTYSLGGIGCNFRCRHCQNWEISQAKITDLPLRSLSPEEGVRRATGSGAASITWTYNEPTIWHEYALDMGVIARKNGLKTIYVTNGYITEEALNELSPMLSAFRVDLKAFNDGFYHSVCGGHLQPVLDATARAHELGMHIETVTLIIPGQNDDPREIDAMIRWVIENLGPETPMHFTRYRPAYRMSVPAATPVKRLEEIYHRARELGLEYPYLGNIPGSPYEDTRCPSCSDILIRRMGYRIEITGLEGDRCTTCNRKIPMIRS